In Deltaproteobacteria bacterium, the DNA window GCCGGTCAGCGCGGTCGCCGCGGCCGCCGGGGTCCTTCCAGTGCATCCACGATCGCGCCGAGCACGCTGAGTCCTCCGACGGCACCCCAGAAGAGCGCGCCGTCGGCGTTGCCGGCCTGCTGGGCCGAATGCATGAAGAGGAAGCTCGTCGCTGCCGTGACCGCGGCGAAGGCCTGATACAGGCCCCCGCGCGAGGCGCCGAGGCGCGGGCGGTGCTCCTGTATTCCTCGCCAGGCGCGCGAGGCGAGCTCGGTCGCGCGGTGCTCCAGCTGCTGTCGGAATCCTGAGCGCTGCCCGAGCGGGCTCGGCTGGCGGGGGCGCCGCTCGAGAGCCGATGCTTGCGGCAGAGCCATCGCGAGCCACAGCGTTCCGACCAGAGTGGCGCATCCCAGGCGCGTCATCCACGAAGTCATCTGCTCCTCCGCGCGATCGTCGGTGCGTCTCCGAGGCCGATGCAGCGTGCGGCGAGCTCGGCGGCGCGTCGTGCGCCCCTGGTGCAACCTTCAGTCCACAGTCGACCCGACGGGCGAGAAGGTGCGCGAGTCGGCGAGAAGATTCGAAAAGGCCAACGCGCAGCGTGCGCCGACCCAGGGCGAAGAGCTCGTGGAGGCTGTCGATCCTGGTGACCGGGGTGGCCGGATTGGCCAGTCGAGTGGCCGGCGAAGTCAGCTCGAGGGTCGGGCGGGAGGTCAGTCGTAGCGGCGTTTGAGCGGGGGCAGCTTGAACGGCGTCGGCACCGGGTCGTGGCCTCCGTCGGTCAGGCTGCTACAGCGCATCACGCGCCAGGCCGCGAGCAGACAGCCCTTGAGCGGCCCGTGCGCGCGGATGGCCTCGAAGCCGTAGTGCGAGCAGCTCGGCTCGAACTTGCACGAGATGACCCCGGGCGGCAGCTTGGCCAAGGCGCGCGAGAGGGTGAGCTGATAGAGCCGGATCGCGCCCATGAGGAGCGTGCCGGGCAGCTTCGCCGGGCGGAAGTCGGGCTTCCAAGGTGGCAGGGGCGCCGGCTCGCGTCGATGCCCGTGCCCCCTTTCTGTCTCGGCGCTCGGGGCACCCGCTCCCCCGCGGCCCGCCGCTCGCACTGCGCTGGGCACACCCATCGCGAGCAGCGTGAGCGCGAGCATCAGGGCGTTGCGAAGCGAGCGCATGGGGCTCTCCAAGAGGGTGCTCCACCTAGTAGCGGCGCGGACGCGAACTCTCGGAGGCGACGTCGCTCACGAGGCCGACGAGGTTGAGGATGCCGAGCGTGCCCCAAATGATCTGCCCGGTGCTGTCCTGCGCGTTCAGCGCCTGGGCGAAATTGATGCCGCTGATCACGGTGCCCGCCGCGGCGAACGCCTGATAGCAGCCGCCGAGCGACCGGGCGAGTCGCGGGTTGCGCTCCTGAACCCCCTGCCAGCGCTGCTGGGCCCACTTCTGCACGCCCTGGCCGATGCGCTGACGGAAGCCCTGCTGTTGCCCGATCTGCTGCTGCCGCTGCTGCCGCTCGAAGGCGAGCGCGTTGGGCGCGGCCACCGTCAGCACCATCATCCCCGCCACCGTCGCGGCCAGCACACTCGTCATCAGCTTCGACATGACACGCTCCTCCTCTTGGTGGGCGCTCGCCCAGTTCTCGTTTCGTCTACATGCGCCGCGCGATGCGATGCGCGGCGGAAGGCCCCGATTGCAACGGCGGGGCCAACGGAAGTTGGGAGAAGCCAAGGTGCCGACCTCGCGACCGAAGCGCCGTCTGCGCGGGGCGCGGCGGCGCGAGTTCGTCGCGCAGCGCTTGACCGGCATTCGGAAGGAGAGGCGACCCAATCGGCCAGGCTGGCCGATTGCGCCACCCTGGTCCGCCTGCCAGCCAGCCCCGGCGGTCGTAGATCGTGAATATCTCTGCGATCGAGTGTGGCGTGGGGTTTGCTCGTGTCTGCCCTGCTGGCCGTGTGAGGAAGCCCCATGCTGCGCGTGCGTGCCCTGAGCTCGATGGTTCTGCTGGCTGCCGTGCTCTGTCAGGCGCCGCCGGCGCTGGCGGAGGAGCGCGCCACGGGCTCGTTCTTCGACCGCCTCTGCGAGCGCTTCGAGCCTCAGGGGAAGGTCGGCCGCTTCTTCTTCCTGCTGAGTGAGGGCTTCTTGCGTAGCACCTTCGGTGCGTGGCCGCGCCGGGCCGTGGAGGTGGAAGAACCGTTCCGGCCGCAGGACCGCGCTCTGCTGGGCAAGGCGACGACCTTCGAGATCGGCATCTGGGAGGCGCTCGACGCCTCGGGGCGCGCGCTCCATACCGTGCCGGTCACGAGCTATCGGCCGGAGAACAAGCTCTCCTGGGTGCGGTCCTTCAACGCGATCCAGGCGGCGGACCTGGAGCAGACGGCCGACCAGCTCATCGCTGCGCTGCGCGGTGCGAGCGCCGAGGTCGCGACGATCCGCTACACCCACTACCATGGCCCCTTCTCCCTCGGGAATCCGTCGCGCTTCTCGTCGCTCGGCGACAAGCGGCAGAGCCACACGATTCGCGACTACTTCGCCCGCAAGGGGGTGAAGGGCGTGCGCTACGAGATGGGACTCCTCTACCGCGGCCGCTCCGGGCACGAGGGAAAGCGCCTCGTGCGCCTGCCCGAGAGCCCGCTGCCGTGGGGCGAGGCGAATCCGTTCGGGGGCCCCGTGGGCGCGTCGCCGTCGACAAAGCGCTAGGTCGGCGCTATGACCGCTCCATGAAGACCATCATCGAGCCCTTCCGGGTCAAGGTCGTCGAGCCGATCCGCATGACCTCGCGCGCCGAACGCGAGGCCATCGTCGCCGCGGCGAAGTACAACCTGTTCCAGGTGCGCGCCGAGGACGTGATCGTCGACCTGCTGACGGATAGCGGGACCTCCGCCATGAGTGCGGCCCAGTGGGGGGCGCTCTTTCAGGGCGACGAGAGCTACGCCGGTGCGAGGAGCTTCTACCGCTTCCAGGCGGTCATCCGCGAGCTCACGGGCTTCGAGCACATCATTCCCACGCACCAGGGGCGGGCCGCGGAACGCATTCTGTTCTCGGTGATGGCGGGGCCGGGCAAGGTCGTGCCCAACAACACGCACTTCGACACCACGCGCGCCAACGTGGAGGCCGTCGGCGCGGTGGCGCTCGACCTGCCGTGCGAGGAGGCGCGAGACCTCGGCTCGCAGGCGCCCTTCAAGGGCGACGTGGACCTTGCGGGCCTGGCGCGCTGCCTCGAGGAGAACCCGGGGCGCGTGCCGCTCGTGATGGTCACGGTGACCAACAACTCCGGTGGTGGGCAGCCGGTGTCGCTCGCGAACCTGCGGGCGGTGCGCGAGCTCTGCACGAAGCACGGCGTGCCGCTCTACCTGGACGCGGCGCGCTTCGCCGAGAACGCCTATCTGATCAAGCTGCGCGAGCCGGGGCAGGCGGGGCGCTCGGCGCGCGAGATCGCCCGGGAGATGTTTCGCCTCTGCGACGGGGCCACGATGAGCGCCAAGAAGGACGCGCTCGTGAACATCGGCGGCTTCGTGGCCACCAACGACGGGGACGTCGCCGCGCAGATGCGCAACGTGCTCATCCTCACGGAAGGGTTTCCGACCTACGGCGGGATGGCGGGGCGGGACCTCGAGGCGATCGCAGTAGGTCTCGACGAGATTCTCGACGAGGACTACCTGAACTACCGCTTCGCCAGCACGCGCTACCTGGGGCAGCACCTGACGGAGATGGGCATTCCGCTGATGCAGCCGGTGGGGGGGCACGCGATCTACATCGACGCGCGCCGCATGCTGCCGCACATCCCGCCGCTCGAGTACCCCGGGCAATCCCTGGCGGTGGCCACCTACGTGGAGGGGGGCGTGCGCAGCGTGGAGGTCGGGAGCGTGATGTTCGGCCGACGCGACGAAGCGACCGGCGCCGAGACCGCTGCCCCGCGGGACCTCGTACGCCTGGCGATCCCGCGGCGGGTCTACACGCAGAGCCACATCGACTACGTGGTGGAGGTGATGCAGGAGGTCCATCGGCGCAAGGAGTTCTTGCGCGGGATGCGCATCGCCTGGCAGCCCCCCGCGCTGCGCCACTTCTCGGCCCACTTCGAACCGCTGACCTGAGGCCGGCCGCCCCGTCGGCCCCGGCGCCTGCGGCTCTCCCGTCCCTCTGCCGCAGCGCGTCGCG includes these proteins:
- the yidD gene encoding membrane protein insertion efficiency factor YidD, which translates into the protein MGAIRLYQLTLSRALAKLPPGVISCKFEPSCSHYGFEAIRAHGPLKGCLLAAWRVMRCSSLTDGGHDPVPTPFKLPPLKRRYD
- a CDS encoding tryptophanase, whose protein sequence is MKTIIEPFRVKVVEPIRMTSRAEREAIVAAAKYNLFQVRAEDVIVDLLTDSGTSAMSAAQWGALFQGDESYAGARSFYRFQAVIRELTGFEHIIPTHQGRAAERILFSVMAGPGKVVPNNTHFDTTRANVEAVGAVALDLPCEEARDLGSQAPFKGDVDLAGLARCLEENPGRVPLVMVTVTNNSGGGQPVSLANLRAVRELCTKHGVPLYLDAARFAENAYLIKLREPGQAGRSAREIAREMFRLCDGATMSAKKDALVNIGGFVATNDGDVAAQMRNVLILTEGFPTYGGMAGRDLEAIAVGLDEILDEDYLNYRFASTRYLGQHLTEMGIPLMQPVGGHAIYIDARRMLPHIPPLEYPGQSLAVATYVEGGVRSVEVGSVMFGRRDEATGAETAAPRDLVRLAIPRRVYTQSHIDYVVEVMQEVHRRKEFLRGMRIAWQPPALRHFSAHFEPLT